GGTTGACTTGGGTTTCCTGGAAGGAGCAGAGATGAGGGACCCAGCACAGACACCTGGCAAGTTTAGACTTTCATGAGTCCAGTGGCCTTTGCATTGTCCTGGAGCCACGCTGCAGCCTTCCTGTTTGTCACTGGCTCAATATGGCTTTTGGAGTGACAAAACATAGTTCAGGGTATGGTCAAGCACATGGCAGGCATTGCCTTTCTGAGATATCTTTCGTTTTCTTGTTGCCTGCTTATTGTCCAGCACAAAGTCGAAGCCTTGGGCACAGGACACCCTCACGTTTACCAGGATCTCCGTCCCTGTTCCTAGTCAGTTGCACATCCCCACACCAAATGCCCGCTGGGGAGCAGAGGGAGCCCTTAGTGACTGAAGGGCTGAATGAGCATATGGAGTTTGTGTATGAGCGTTTATAGCGACCGATCGGCGAGTGCAAAGACCAGCAGCTGTAGCTTCCTCCTCCTGCATACTTGTAGCCCAGGACTTTCAGAGACTTACTGCCCTCTCTGCTGTACCTAATAAATGCACTGAGGTGCCAGGTTCCTGTGATAGTGATTAAAGAACCCAATGTGACCTCAGCTTCACTGGTTTGTCTGCGCATCTGTCCTTCCTTCCGTCCCTTGCCAGTCCTAGCCAGGGTTCTGGGACCTAAGCCATCAGTTGCAGCACTGGTCACTTTTCACTATTCTATTAGAACCATCTGTTCCTAGATTTTATGTCCTCTTCTCCCTGGACCTGTGTAGGAAAGTGTTGAGAGAAGAACTGAGTGGGTCTACCTGAAAacacttgttgtttgtttttcaagacagggtttctctgtgtagccttggctgtcctggaactccctctgtagaccaggctgtctttgaactcagagaccctccagcctctgcctccccagtgctgggattaaagacatgcgccgccaccaccaccaggctgaaaatattttcttgacaCATTCTATTCATAATGAAATCCTCCCACCTCAAAGGCTTTGCCATGCACTGTTTGCTCTCCATCAGGTTAACCCCTTGGCCTTGGTGACTTGCTTCCCAGTTCAGCCCCTTATGCCCCTCCTTTTTTTGAGGCCAGTCTTATGTAGCTAtggcttgaactcctgatctttctgtctccacctaagtgctgggagccaccatgcctgtctcctccattttattttaaaaatatttttatttaattttaatttatgtgcattggtgtgagcgtgtcagatcttggagttacagacagttgtgagctgccatgtgggtgctaggaattgaacctgggacctttagaagagcagatagtgctcttaaccactgagccaactctccagcccccattattttattttattttatcatttttaaaatttattttgttttattttttgtagggTTGGTTCCTGGCGTGGGGCGctaggctgtttttctttttatcagggTATTTCCTCACTCTAGTCCATGGCTGAGATTGAATTGAATTGGTCATGCCCAATACAGGCTGGGGGACTCTCAGTCTGTGTTTAGTGGAAGGATGAGTGGTGGGATGGGGTCGTTTCTAAGACTGTCCACTTCCTAGCGCAGCTGCAGTAATGCCATGTGCCTGCATCAGCTAACTCTTAAGGGTGGGTGCTTTGGCTGGGTGTCTTTTCTAAGGAGGACAGACTGTGAGCTTCtgtgtagactttttttttccccccactcaGTGCTAGGCAGGTCAAGTGCGAGCCTCTTAAAGGCTCCTGTGTTGCTGTCCGTGGGTGTCTCGTGTGTCCCCGTACCCCCTCTGCCCTCAGGCTAGCCCAGGGCCATTTCCAAAGACTAACTTGGCTGTGGATCTTTCCAGTGCCCGCTGTTTTCCTCTACATTTTCAGCACTtggttcttcctccttcctcccccaccccccgccaccctGACAGACCCTGGGGGTAACCATGCCAGGCAAGGATAAAtcctctgtccccacatcctTAAAGGACACACCATGGACAGAGGGCTCTCCTCTATTAAGGAAGCATTCCTACCCATGAATGTTCAGGTGTAAGGTCTGGGGCACCAACCCCCACTACTATCGCTGAAGTCTTCACCCCTGCCAAGCTGTAGGCAAGTGTTTCTGGGTTCCTGGAAGGAGCATTCAGCTGCAGGGTATGAGGAAGCCAAGCTAGGTCTCCAGAGTCTTCATTGAGACCCAGGTAGAGGGGAGTGTAGGTCTTCGTGAGGGGCCCTGGAGAGATAGTGGCTCCAGGCTGGGTCTTTATTAAAGAGGATCTTGATGCCACCGGACATAATCTAAGGGAAACCGGCAGAGGGCGCCCCAGGACAGGAAGGAGCTAACCAGGGCCCCCCAAACTGTCCTGCTGTCTGGGCAGCTCCCCAAACCCTTCTAAGTGGCTGTGCCTGGTCTTCAGTCCTGGCCCTTCTACATTTCCAGATGGTTCTCCATCAAGCGTAGGCCCTCACCATGGCCTTCAGGGGCACATGGTTACAGGAGGATTGAGGCAATGAAGGACTTGGTCAGGCCGACCAGGGGAAGGGACCTCTGCAAGGACTGAGAGGGCCCATCAAGGTCGCGCTGATGTGAGCCTTGCAAGACCCCTAGGCCTGGCATTGCAGGACAACGAAGGAGAAGCTCTGGCTCAGGGTGTGGTGTGAGGCCCTGTAGAGGCTAGGCCACTTTGTTACTTTTAGGGCCTCCGGGGCCCAGGGACCATCAAGCCTAGAGTACTGAGTCAGACCTACTTGACTCTACCAAATGGGTCCCCAATGTCCAGCCTTATCTTCCCCTGAGCGGCTCTGTTTGACAGCCCTCAGGCAACCTCAGGACCCAGGAGAGGCCAATGTGGCTTGCCAGGGGCTTCAGCCTGTTCAGGTAATATCAggttggattttgttgttgttgttgggtttttgtttgtttgttttttgtttcgagAGATTTAGATTCTGTGTTCTGGAAGGTCACAGCCTGGACTCAGGTAAACCCGTGTCTTGAAAACACACTAAGGGAAATCCTCCTtagcctgctcctctcctcctcaccaCCCTTGCACTGACGACCCTAGGACCCTAGGTAGTGGATTCACCACCTCTTACTCCTAGGTTCCATTTTCAGGGTAGGCCCCTTCAGCCTCTAGGTGACCTTAGCCGCTCTGCTGGCTCCAACTCTGATGCGGCACAACAGATTGAAGGTCCTTAGGCCCGGAGACGTCAGGGTCTCCGCAAAGATATGAGTGAACTCTACTTTGGGGTGCCCAACCCTGTGACCTAAGAAAGACGATATGCCACTACCTGTCCCTCAACCTGGATGCTACCATGCGCGCCGAGTCTGCTGCGTCTGCACGTCTTGCTTCTGCCAACCGGGAGACTCAGCTCAGATGCGAGCAAGCCCCCGCTGCACCTGCACCAAGGCCACGGGGCGCATGCGCGGGCCGCGGAAGGCGGGGGCCCGAACCGGGAGGGGTCCTGCAATCCCGCAAGCTTGCTGCCAGGACCAGTCGGGTGTCAGATCGGAATAGGGTGGGGTCCGGCCCTGCGTCAGGCGCTGCGAGCATCAAATCCCGCTTCAGCCGCAGCCACAGGCACGCAGGGCGCTGCCAGGGGAGCACGGTGCCCCTCCCTAGGACTTCGGCGGGGCACTGCGTTCAGACAAAAGGGTGGGAGATGGAGATGCTTCCGTGACTGCTGCCAGAGGCCGCGGAGGAGGAGGACTCCTTGCTGTGGGCAGGGCGGCCCGAGCGCAGCGGCTGCTTTGCGGGTGCTTAAGGGCGGGGTAGGAGGCGTCCATCACTCGTTGTCCTCTAGGCGAGCCTCAAGCCCCCCACACAGTGCCTGCCTGAGCACCTTGTCCCTGCTGCTACTCGCCCGCGCGCTCTCTGAGAACAACTTCCTCGCACGCTCGCCGCCCGGCCCCGCTGTGCTCCCGCGGTCTGCCAGCCGCGCAGCACAAGTGTGCCATCGGGCGGGCGCGGAGGCGGTGTCTGCTCCCACCCCCGAGATCACATGGTGACCCTCGGCAGCCAATGCAGTGGACGCTAGGACCCTGCGGGACCCCGGGCGCCGCGACTGCACCGGCGCCGCTGCATTATAAATACTTCTCCAAAATGCGGCGCAGCTCCCTGCGCGCGCCCCGGCCGCCCGCCGCCTCCGCCCTGCGCCCCTGAGCCTCtaccgccgccgccgcagccgccgccgccgccgtcgcctCCGCCGCCGCGGGTCCGAGGGCGCCGCGCCCTTGCCCTGGGCCCGGGCTCTGCCCGCCGCCACCGGCCCGCGTCCCTGCGCTGCGCCGCCCGGCCGGGTGCATGCATTGTGGGCCTCCCGACATGGTCTGCGAGACGAAGATCGTGGCTGCGGAGGACCATGAGACACTGCCGGGGGCCAAGAAGGACGCGCTGCTCGCCGCCGCCGGAGCCATGTGGCCCCCGCTGCCCGCCGCGCCCGGACCGGCCGCCGCACCCCCACCGGCGCCAGGTCCCCAGCCCCATGGAGGCACCGGGGGCGCGGGACCGCCGGAGGGGCGCGGCGTGTGCATCCGCGAGTTCCGCGCAGCCGAGCAGGAGGCTGCGCGCCGCATCTTCTACGACGGCATCTTGGAGCGCATCCCTAACACGGCTTTCCGTGGCCTGCGGCAGCACCCGCGCACCCAGCTGCTCTACGCCCTGCTGGCGGGTCAGTGCgccgcggggggcggggggccggCGGGGCTGCCGCAGTCCCGCTCCGGGCCCGGGTCCTACGGACCCCTCCGGGGACCGTCGCGCTTGACTCCACCTTCTTCCTGGGTCCCTATCTCGGAGTCCCTAAACCGCGTCGGTGCACTGGACCGGCTGGGAGTAGACCCGCTCGCACCCTCGGCGCAGCGCTCTAGGCTCCCGGCCAAGGCGCCTGGGCCGGGCGTGGGAACCGGCGCGGGCTGAGTGCAGGCGCTGCGGACCGGGAAGCACTGGGTCGGCGACTCAGGCCTGTTCTCCCTGTCTCGGGGCATCCCGGGGTGGGGGCGTCGTGACAGGGCAGGTAGCGCTGCAGCTGCGGCCCGGCGCGACAACTATATATAATCTGCGGGCGGGGGAGGCCGCCTGAGGCTCAAGTGCTAATTTATGACGGGAAGACAGCCAGCTCCGCGGGGAGCCAGAGAGGCTGTTCGCCAGAGCCAGGGCCGCAGGGAGGATACCCTGTGCTATCTTGAAGCATCTCtccccatcacccccccccccccaccccccccgccccattcCTTGTCATCCCATTCTGCAGATGAGGAGCTTGAGGCGACTTTCCCAAGGTCATTGAAAAGAGGCAACCTTTGctcttgctcctcttcctcctccacatcaTAAATGAAGCTGGAAGCAGTGTGGTGCTTGTTGCCTGACTCTGTAGGCCTAGTGGGCCGGGAAGCTGGCCAGAGAAGGCTCTAGTTGGATCCCTTCACACCCGGGCGTGGGATAACCTGCTTGCTTAGGCAGTGCCCTGGTGTCTTTGTCCAGCTCTGACTTAGCACCAGGATAGGGGGAGTAGGCAAGAGCCCCTTTGGAAACTGGGGGCACCAAGGGCTGACCAGCACTGCCCTGGCCTAGGCTGTACTGTGGACCTTTGTTTCAGGTTGTGAAGGTAGCAGGTGTTTACGCCAGAGAGCTTGGAAATGAGGAAGCGTAGAAAGGGACTGCGGCCATGACTgctcctacacagagaaacagtccCTGGTGGGGCGCATCCCTAAGCACTGATTTACCAAGGTGGTTTGGACTCCGGGTACTGTGGGACCTACCCATGTCCAGCCTGGCTGGGTACCCCTCTGCACCTGCCACCTCACTTGTGCTCCCTTGCCTGCAGCCCTCTGTTTTGCTGTGACCCGTTCACTGCTGCTGACGTGCCTGGTGCCGGCTGGGCTCCTGGCCCTGCGCTACTACTACAGTCGCAAGGTGATTCTGGCCTACCTGGAGTGTGCGCTGCACACGGACATGGCTGACATTGAGCAGTACTACATGAAGCCACCTGGTAAGTTCTGGAATTCTCCAGCTCTgctactccctccctcttctccttcaggCACAAGAGGGCCTGGACTGGGAGATTCTGATGTTCCGAGCCTTGTGAATGACGGAAACCTCTAGCTAAGGATGGAGTGTCAGCAGGGGAGAGTCAGGAGGAAGCCCTTTCCTTGGTGGCCTGGCTCCACTATGTCCACTGTCTGATAACTTTTCTTGGTATcagagtgtgagtgagtgagtgtatgtgtgtgtgtgggggggtgtgtgtggggtgaagTCCTGGCTGGATCCCAAGCCAGCTCAGAGTGGAGGAATCCTGGGTGGCATGGAAGTTGTCTCAGGGGACAGAAGATCAGGCAGGGGTCCAGGCCTTGTCCGTGTCCTCCTGACTAGGTTAGTGGACCACAAGGTATTGTTCCAGATCCCAAGGTTTTCTGTGGAGTGAGGGGCTGAGCACAGGGCACTGACCAGCAGGAGCTGGGTCTATTTCAAGGAAGGGCAGCCCCTCTGGCTCAGCCAGCTATAATTTTTGGCAGCCCCTCCCCAGCTGTCCCATCTTGTACCCCAACTTCTGCTTGGCTGGCCCTTCCCCACATTCAAATATAGtttcctggcctctgtaggcctCTACTTACCTGGCTCTTCTTGGGAAGAGAAGGTGGGAAGTGGCTGAAGAGGGCTTAGGTAGATGGTATGAGTAGATGGCATGGGTGTGGCTAGAGGCTACTGCTGTGTGCTCAGTCTTTAGCTGCAGTTCCCCCAGGGTGGGAGTGTGGCAGTCCTTGCTAACCCTTGGATGTCTGCTGGGTTTACAGGCCCTCACAAGAGCTAGCGCTGGACAGCGGCTAATGGGGCTGTATTAGATTTATGGGAGTTTCATGCAAATGGGGAAACAAGACCTGGGAAGAGTGACAACACTCAGTGCTGGAGGCTGTTCTGACCTCTGGTCTGACTTGTGAGGGTGGGTGTGGGGCAGTTAGTAATGGGGATTGGCCCATAGAGTCCCCTTGTAAGTCCCAGAGGCTCTGGGATAAGGGCTCTCCATGAGTTAGGTGGGGGTGGAGTAggtaggcagcacctcagctatAGAGCTCAGAGTCTGCACTGAAGGAACTGGCCTCCCCAAAGCCCCCAAGAGATGAATAGAAGAGCTTCCTACTGCCTGGTGATGGCGGGTACAGGGGCAGAGCATCTGGGGGAAGTATGGCCTTTtgagggaggctggggtggggtaaGGCCAGGGAGGCCAGATCTCCTACTTTCTTGGCCGGCCAGACACTCTCTCCTACAGTCCCTTAGCCTTTGTCTTTTAGAATGGTCTCTGGGTATCCCCTTGACCATGGTCCTCTGGTTGACGAAGGTGACTGGATTCTCAGTGGCCTGTGCCCTTCAGCActcctcctctcccagctcctTATTCCCTCCCTTTGCCTTTCCTGTAGGAGTGGAGGTGGGATGGCTGGCCCAGTGTCAGGTTCATTGCCCAGTCACTGGGTCACTTGGGGGCATCTAACAAAACATTCCTCCGGGGTCTCACTCAGTTCTATCCCTGCAAAAGTCTTAGGGGAGGAGTATGGTGAGCCAGGGGCTGGGAATTCAGGGTATGCCAGCTGGTCCTGTGGCTTTGGCTGTGGTTGCCTATAGTTTTTCAGGTGGTCTAGGGGTAGGAACCTATATCATCCTGGCCTTCCCAGCTCCTAGGGACCTCCAGGAGAGTACAGACTCAGGCTGGACCCACCTGTGATGTGGGGTCCCATCATGCAGTGTTGGGCAGGTTGGCCTGGACTGAGGCTGTTGGCCTGTTCTTGCTACTCAGAGGGTCTGGAGGAAGCAGCTTACCTACTTATCCTACACCATGGCCTCCCGTGGTGTCCAAAAGAGCTGAAAGGTAGCCCAGGGCACTGGAGGATTGGGCTGCTCTCAAGTCTATCCAGTCATCCATGCAAAATGTCCCTGACTGTCATGTCCTTCATAGGTTCCTGTTTCTGGGTGGCTGTGCTAGATGGCAACGTGGTGGGCATCGTGGCCGCACGAGCTCATGAGGAGGACAACACAGTGGAGCTGCTCCGCATGTCCGTGGACTCACGCTTCCGTGGCAAAGGCATCGCCAAGGCTCTGGGCCGGAGGGTGCTGGAGTTTGCCATGTTGCACAACTACTCTGCAGTGGTATTGGGCACCACAGCTGTTAAGGTGGCCGCCCACAAGCTTTATGAGTCACTGGGCTTCAGACACATGGGCGCGAGTGATCACTACGTGCTGCCTGGCATGACCCTCTCGCTGGCCGAGCGCCTCTTCTTCCAGGTCCGCTACCACCGCTACCGCCTGCAGCTACGCGAGGAGTGACCACCACCATCTGCCCACCACCCTGTCTGCCCCCCTGTCCACCTCTGCCCTCCTGCTCGCTGCCCAGTGCGGCCCTGCTTTCCAATGCTCACCTTGGcatttgtttgggttttcctTTTTCAGCACCTGGCTGGTTCTGGGGCCACAAGGTGTTGTTCATCTGCCACACTCTGGTGGGGTGGATTGTCTGCAGCTACCGTCCTTGCCTCCCCAGCGCATCCAAGTGGCTCGTCATGCCTTGAAGAGTAGCATTGTGGACCACCTGGACTATCCACAAAGCTGTGCAGCCTGCCTCCATCAGGGAAGGACTAGCCTTGCCCGTCAAGCACAGAACCTCTACATCAAGTCCCCCAAGGAGCAGACCTTTGGCCCCCAACCAGGCTAAGGCTCAGCTATtggcctctggaagagtggcctgCTGGGTTGGCCAGCTGTTGCCCTGTGGGAGGCCAAGCTGGCCCCAGGCCCTGCTTTGCCCTGTGCATGTTGAGGACATGGCCTGGCTTGCAGCATGCCGCATGCCACAGCCCTCTCTCTGTTCTGCTGCCCTGACCAGCCTGGACCTCAGGCCTGAGCTGGTGAGCTTCCCTGTCCTGTCCTGAGCTGGCCTCTGGAGGGCCTACCTGCCTGACCCTGTCTGTTCTGTGGTGGGGCCTGGCCTGGCCTAACCTGGCTCTGTCCACTCCTGCTTTGCTTCGAAATCATCTTACCTCTTTCCCTTTTTGGTCCCAATGCCTCCTTGCTCTGGCTGACTTGGCTGGtcacctgggtttggttcctgtAGCAATCCACTGCACAGCATGGTGGGCAtttcatgggggtggggggataccTCCCCCAACACCTGTTAGATCAGGTGGCTACCTCCCAGCTGCCTGAGGTCCTGTGACCTCACTGTTTGTGGGGTCTGCCCTGTGGATGTAACTAGCCCAAGCTGTTGTTGGCAATGCCTGCCACAGCTTCTCCCAGCCTGAAACAACCCATTCTCTAATAAGTTACGTAGACAGAATAGCACTCTGCATGACTTTAATTCCTGGGACAAAATGTTAGTTTGAGCctccagacacacatgtgtgtggtgctAGCGTACGCACGGTCTCTGGCCCCATTTGATGGGGGTGGGTGGCCCGAGTGGTGGAAGATTTCAGTCTGAAGTATGGAAGGAGACTCTAATTTAGTGTAATCACCCTCAAAGTACACTCCTAGTCTGTGAAGCTCAGGCTGCCCCTTGATTCCTGTGGGCAAGATTGAGGGGACTGGAGGTGGGGAGGTCCTAAAGCCTCATAGGAAGGGCTGGGCACTGCCTTGGGGGCAGGACCTGGTGGTTGAGGGTGGATCTAGCCACCCCACTACAGAGTACTCTACTGGGCCAGCTGTGCTCCTGGCCTCTCCTTTTGAGGTCCCATTTAGGGTCCAGCCtggatgggggtggaggtggcctgggacagggagagaaagggagtagCTGCCAGTGTTCATGTGGCCAGTGCAGGGAGGACATAAAGGCCCATTCACACCCCTGTGTGTGGGGCCTGGGCTGAGGAGTGGCAGGCTAGGTAGGCCATTGAGCTGGGCCCTGGGTACCAAGGCTACATTCTTTAAAAGGCTCTTTAAAGTGAATGGTGGTACAAGCCCAGCTTCCTGAGGGGCCTTTTGTCCTGTTAGCAATTGAGGCATTTGCAGAATACTGTACAGACCCCGCTCTCCCCTGTACATTCCTCCCTGGTGGTGCCCAGTCCCCGCTCGGGGATGGGAGTTTTGTAGACTGTACAGAAATTGGCACCCTATTTTCTTGCAGCTCTCAGATTTTGTTAATCTGGATTATACAGACAGACGTAAAGTGTTTtagcaaaatggaaaacaaacagttgtgcctttttcctcttttctgtttggATTGGTCTCGGCTCGGGGCTAGTCTTAGTTGCTGTGGGGGTATAGGGACTTCTGCTGTCTGAGGCCTGGGGGTAAGAGGCTGCTGGTGGGTCTGAGGTCTGGGTGGGCCTCAGTGGGAGCCAGGTCTGCTGGTTAGCACCAGCTGCCATGGCTTCTCTGATCCTGTGCCTTTGGGACCTGCAGTCTTTGGGGTTGGAAGGTATGGCAGGGCACTGGGATCACTTGGGCCAGGGCATAGCCTGCAGGCAAGCCTGGGGATCCTGCAGCCACCCATGTTTCCTTGATAGTGACCTGGCATGAGCTCATAGTAGATTCCTTTATcccaggagtggggggggggggggaagaggcgTGGCCCTTCTGGTGTCTTGGCGCCTGCCTGTCCAAGGGGATCTCACCCTGTTGAACAGCCCAAGGATAAAAGGAAGCGTGCTGGGCtcttgagttttctttgtttgccTTCTGTTGCTGCCAAGCCTTGGTAGAGATGCCAGAAATGGGTGGTGGGTAGGTTTCAGCTGTTCCAGGATGGAGCCTCACCAGGCAGTATGTTAGCTTGGCAGGGCCTGAAGCCCTGGTGACATACCTGTCTCGCTGGGATGGAGGAAGCTGAGTATGCTGATGACTGGGTCTGTCCCTGTCTGCTTCATCATCCCAGCCAGAGCTGTAAGTGCTCTGCACATGTGCACTGAtgtgaattttctgtttgttgagATTGATGTTTCTTCTACCTCTGTGGAGgccctcctccctgctccaccTGGTGGCCATGTGCTTGGTGCAGCTTCTCTGAGTTTGCTGGCCATCTCCTCTTCCCTCAGGCCTCCAAGCACCTGAGGTGGCCAGCACCTGTACTCTGGGCTtcagaaggccagcctggggtctGCCTCTGTGCTCAGGATCTGCAGCTTCCAGGAGTCCTACTGTTTGCTTGGAAGTTTCTGTTTTAGAGTAGGGAGGGTGGAAGAGATGGTGGAGTGTTCCAGAATGTCAGCGTTGAATATCCTACAGCATAGGCCTGGTTTACTACTGCTTGACTGTCCCCTGGCAGCTCCCACTGCCCAGGTATGTGTCTCTGCAGATGTTTAGTCTCTGCTGTATGGCCAGgagtttggcctgcatgtacTAAGCTCTGGCCCCtgaagggtgtggtggcacactcctgagTGTAGTGAGGCCAAGCCCTGGTGGCCATGGCAGCCTCTTCCGTGTCCTGCTCTTATCCCTGTGCTCACCCTTCACCCTAGCACTGCCTGGGGTTGGGCAGCAGCTGAGGGATGTGCTAACCTAGCTGAGGTGGTAGATGGGTCTGGAAGAAGACTGGCTGGGAGGCTGGGGCTCCCAGGGGCTTGGGCAGTTCCCATCCTGCAGTGGTAcccttcctcagagaaggagataGGTCAGAAGACAGAGGCCCTGGGCTTTGGTTTGGTGCCTGGGACTTGCTAGGCCATAGTACATCACTTGCTATTGGAAAGCATGCTGCCCATTCCCTCTTGCCTTTGCCAGCCCCAGGTGGACCCACAGTCACAGTTTCCTGGAGCTGGCTTCCAGGGCTGTGCCTGAGGCTAAAGGCCTGGGCACAAAAGTTTTAGTCTGACTGGTGCCCCAGGCTTCTTGGTGGCTGGATGTGGCTTCCTAGCTGGGTAGGAACTTGCGGCATCCATGAGGCCATCTTCTTGTCAGGGCCCAAGGGGCAGCCTGAGTTGACCTGAGGCGGTAATGTCTCCTTATCCATGGTAGCATTGTTGCTGGCATCCATTGCTACCTGCTCTCTTGGTCAGTTATTGCCTCAGCGATGGTCTTGTCCTTGGCTCTTGGCTACACTTATGCTGGGCATAGGGCAGACCCTGGGCTATGCTGCTCTTTGGTGCTGCCATCACTGTGCTTCCAGCAAGGGTGGGG
This DNA window, taken from Acomys russatus chromosome 22, mAcoRus1.1, whole genome shotgun sequence, encodes the following:
- the Nat8l gene encoding N-acetylaspartate synthetase, with protein sequence MHCGPPDMVCETKIVAAEDHETLPGAKKDALLAAAGAMWPPLPAAPGPAAAPPPAPGPQPHGGTGGAGPPEGRGVCIREFRAAEQEAARRIFYDGILERIPNTAFRGLRQHPRTQLLYALLAALCFAVTRSLLLTCLVPAGLLALRYYYSRKVILAYLECALHTDMADIEQYYMKPPGSCFWVAVLDGNVVGIVAARAHEEDNTVELLRMSVDSRFRGKGIAKALGRRVLEFAMLHNYSAVVLGTTAVKVAAHKLYESLGFRHMGASDHYVLPGMTLSLAERLFFQVRYHRYRLQLREE